A portion of the Sphingobacterium spiritivorum genome contains these proteins:
- a CDS encoding HesA/MoeB/ThiF family protein, translated as MLPREEILRYKKHIMLPEIGMDGQKKIRNARVLVVGSGGLGSPVLSYLTGAGVGTIGIIDFDRVETDNLHRQILFTESDLKKDKVSTAISKLQQHNSGIEFIAHTLKLDPSNATEIFDTYDLIIDGSDNFATRYLSNDTCVSLGKPLVFGSVLNFQGQLAVFNHKGSKNLRDLFPLPPPSEDVPNCDENGVIGTLPGIIGCMMAQEALKLITGLPTLHNEFVLFDTLHLQMRKLHF; from the coding sequence ATGCTACCCAGAGAAGAAATACTACGCTATAAAAAACATATTATGCTTCCGGAAATCGGAATGGATGGTCAGAAAAAAATACGCAACGCCCGTGTGTTGGTGGTCGGATCAGGAGGCCTGGGATCACCTGTACTTTCTTACCTTACAGGTGCCGGAGTAGGTACTATCGGAATTATTGATTTTGACAGGGTTGAAACAGATAATCTGCACCGGCAGATTCTTTTTACAGAAAGCGATCTGAAAAAAGATAAAGTGTCAACAGCCATCTCTAAACTGCAGCAACATAATTCAGGTATTGAGTTTATTGCACATACACTAAAATTAGATCCTTCTAATGCAACAGAGATTTTTGATACATATGATCTGATTATTGATGGGAGCGATAATTTTGCCACCCGTTATCTCAGTAATGATACTTGTGTGTCATTGGGAAAACCGCTGGTCTTTGGAAGTGTATTGAATTTCCAGGGACAACTCGCTGTATTTAATCACAAGGGCTCTAAAAACCTGAGAGATCTGTTTCCCTTACCCCCACCTTCAGAAGATGTTCCTAATTGTGATGAAAACGGAGTCATCGGTACACTTCCGGGTATTATAGGCTGCATGATGGCACAGGAAGCATTAAAACTAATAACAGGATTACCCACTCTTCACAACGAATTTGTACTGTTTGACACCCTGCATTTGCAAATGCGCAAACTACACTTTTAA